The Verrucomicrobiia bacterium genome window below encodes:
- a CDS encoding DUF3299 domain-containing protein produces MRMANQPRGNALLVVLCLIVLGSAAGFMMWGFKVRQSPVAAPVTQPATEIRGTKISDPVAPVAPTNAVAANANPATTAANTNAVPAVSTNSAANLDISKLEKITVGEGRQYFTVGFDYLSGFEYAMPDESSTNKTATAETPKDQIPKPVRSLNNQRIALKGFMLPLKVEGGLITELLVMRDQSMCCYGAVPKINEWVSVKMTSKGVKPIMDQAVTIYGTLKVGEIRENGYLVGIYEMDGDSMAGPLDL; encoded by the coding sequence ATGCGAATGGCCAATCAACCACGCGGCAACGCCCTCCTCGTCGTACTGTGCCTGATCGTGCTCGGCTCGGCAGCCGGTTTCATGATGTGGGGCTTCAAAGTGCGTCAGTCTCCCGTCGCTGCCCCCGTCACACAACCGGCCACAGAGATTCGCGGCACCAAGATCAGTGACCCCGTGGCACCAGTTGCTCCGACCAATGCCGTCGCTGCCAACGCCAATCCGGCGACCACTGCTGCCAACACCAACGCTGTCCCCGCGGTATCGACCAACTCCGCCGCCAACCTGGATATCTCCAAGTTGGAGAAAATCACCGTCGGCGAAGGCCGCCAGTATTTCACCGTCGGATTCGATTACCTCTCCGGCTTCGAATACGCGATGCCCGATGAAAGCAGCACGAACAAAACCGCTACTGCGGAAACCCCGAAAGACCAGATCCCAAAACCCGTGCGATCGCTGAACAACCAGCGCATCGCCCTCAAAGGTTTCATGCTGCCTCTGAAAGTCGAAGGCGGCCTCATCACCGAACTCCTCGTGATGCGTGATCAATCCATGTGCTGCTACGGTGCTGTGCCCAAGATCAACGAATGGGTCAGCGTCAAGATGACCAGCAAAGGCGTGAAGCCCATCATGGACCAGGCCGTGACCATCTACGGCACTCTGAAAGTCGGCGAGATCCGCGAGAACGGCTACCTCGTCGGTATCTACGAGATGGACGGCGACAGCATGGCTGGCCCGCTAGATCTGTAA
- a CDS encoding methyl-accepting chemotaxis protein translates to MKLGNKITVAAIIAVTLAVATGLLVQRHIIHQQGVDLTRDTMRAAVVEAENVRESIARLGRSGAFDTQKLIAEYKETKDLRGSAIYRTIPVVAAWEAIDEVAKKENFEFRVPKHDARNPKNTPTPEEEAILRILEKGDVEEYFIEDKANNKLVFARPIKLSNDCLACHGDPAKSKTGDGKDILGFPMENWKAGEVHGAFVLKADMERVDKVVMAGMMDTFLFIIPLTVIIAIAFAWLNRRMIVRPMTAAIDGINVASEETAAASHQIALASQNLAEGASEQAASLEETGASLEEMSSMTRRNAEHATKAKELASQTREVAEIGAKDMTQMTEAMNAIRGASDNISAIIKTIDEIAFQTNILALNAAVEAARAGEAGMGFAVVADEVRNLAQRSAVAARESSAKIADAVQKSQQGSELSLKVSGSLGQIVTRVRQMDELVAEIASASREQSTGIGQINDAVTQMDKVTQGNAANAEESAAASEELQAQAGALKDSIKQLVGMMEGVKADVAESERIEITDTHKPMSSKSRAKVVVEKAAGTKIISPLNAPKRNNLPATNGNGHGHHGVDDSFKDF, encoded by the coding sequence ATGAAACTTGGAAATAAGATAACGGTTGCTGCGATAATTGCAGTGACACTGGCAGTCGCCACCGGCCTGTTGGTCCAACGTCACATCATCCACCAGCAAGGTGTGGATTTGACTCGTGACACGATGCGAGCAGCCGTAGTGGAAGCCGAGAATGTGCGGGAAAGCATTGCCCGTCTGGGACGCAGCGGTGCCTTTGATACGCAGAAGCTCATCGCCGAATACAAGGAAACCAAGGACCTGCGCGGTTCAGCCATCTATCGCACCATACCTGTGGTGGCGGCGTGGGAGGCCATCGATGAAGTGGCCAAGAAGGAGAATTTTGAGTTTCGTGTGCCCAAGCACGATGCGCGTAACCCCAAGAATACTCCGACGCCTGAAGAGGAGGCTATCCTCAGGATACTTGAGAAGGGTGATGTCGAAGAATATTTCATCGAAGACAAGGCCAATAACAAGCTGGTGTTCGCCCGGCCCATCAAGCTCTCGAACGATTGCCTCGCCTGCCACGGTGATCCTGCCAAAAGCAAGACTGGTGACGGGAAAGACATTTTGGGTTTTCCGATGGAAAATTGGAAAGCGGGCGAGGTGCACGGGGCGTTCGTCCTCAAGGCTGACATGGAGCGCGTGGACAAAGTCGTGATGGCAGGCATGATGGACACTTTCCTTTTTATCATTCCTTTGACCGTAATAATTGCGATCGCCTTCGCCTGGTTGAATCGCCGGATGATCGTCCGACCCATGACTGCCGCGATTGATGGCATCAATGTAGCGAGCGAGGAAACTGCTGCCGCTTCGCATCAGATCGCCCTGGCCAGCCAGAATCTGGCGGAAGGCGCGAGCGAGCAAGCGGCGAGTCTGGAAGAAACCGGTGCGAGCCTGGAGGAAATGTCTTCCATGACACGACGCAATGCAGAACATGCGACGAAGGCCAAGGAACTGGCCAGCCAGACGCGTGAAGTGGCGGAGATAGGTGCCAAGGACATGACGCAGATGACGGAAGCGATGAACGCGATCCGTGGTGCGTCTGATAACATCAGCGCCATCATCAAGACCATCGATGAGATCGCTTTCCAGACCAATATCCTTGCTCTGAACGCAGCGGTGGAAGCCGCACGTGCGGGTGAAGCAGGCATGGGATTCGCCGTGGTCGCCGATGAAGTGCGCAACCTTGCCCAACGTAGTGCGGTGGCCGCCCGGGAGAGCAGCGCCAAAATCGCCGATGCCGTGCAGAAGAGCCAGCAAGGTTCGGAACTCAGTTTGAAGGTCTCCGGGAGTCTGGGGCAGATCGTGACGCGTGTCCGCCAGATGGACGAACTGGTGGCCGAGATCGCGAGCGCCTCACGCGAGCAGAGCACAGGCATCGGCCAGATCAATGATGCCGTCACCCAGATGGATAAAGTCACGCAAGGCAACGCTGCCAATGCCGAGGAAAGCGCCGCGGCGTCGGAAGAATTGCAAGCGCAAGCCGGGGCATTGAAAGATTCGATCAAGCAACTCGTGGGGATGATGGAAGGTGTGAAGGCAGACGTGGCTGAATCTGAGAGGATCGAAATAACCGACACCCATAAGCCGATGAGTTCCAAATCACGTGCGAAGGTAGTGGTGGAAAAAGCGGCTGGAACGAAAATCATCAGCCCTTTAAACGCGCCCAAGCGGAATAATCTTCCGGCCACGAATGGCAATGGTCACGGTCATCATGGAGTGGATGATAGTTTTAAGGACTTCTGA
- a CDS encoding UvrD-helicase domain-containing protein → MSREYVLNQFRAPVNLQIDYAAELNEQQYAAVTAAPGPSLVIAGAGSGKTRTLTYRVAFLLEQGIPADRILLLTFTNKASKEMMRRVNDLLGSELSSLWGGTFHSIGHRILRRNAEKIGYRKDFTIMDAEDAKDLIGTVLGESDIDVKETRFPKADNLGSMFSMAVNTRKSIGETLSQYYEHFSHLAPLISGLQVKYQERKRTANMMDYDDLLVLWLKLLQEHEDVRTHYQRQFQFILVDEYQDTNLIQGEIIDALAGQHKNVMAVGDDSQSIYSWRGANFRNILDFPKRYPGASVYKIEVNYRSTPEILQLANAAIKANTEQFEKQLEPARKSGIKPVLVTCGDASEQARFVAQRALELREEGVSLKDMCVLYRSHFHVMELQMELTQRNIPYSITSGIRFFEQAHIKDVSCWLRLIANPQDELAFKRLVVFLPGVGGKAADKLWRNFQANYQALLPGTKLPLATALQQTAKDVPKKGAVDWVQFVATVSQLEVEPIREQPSNMIRLVLQAGYEDHLKREYANFKQRLEEVEQFATFALQFENTTEFLSQLSLLTNVEAESAKTDDDDEDRLKLSTIHQAKGLEFDVVFLIMLCDGLFPSARSLDRPEAEEEERRLFYVAVTRAKNELYLSYPLIRMAQGYGESMQQPSRFLNELPKELRDEWTLRSYSSYY, encoded by the coding sequence ATGTCGCGTGAGTATGTGCTGAATCAGTTCCGGGCGCCGGTCAATCTGCAGATTGATTACGCGGCGGAATTGAATGAGCAGCAATACGCGGCGGTCACGGCTGCGCCCGGACCTTCACTGGTCATCGCCGGAGCGGGCTCGGGCAAGACACGCACGCTGACTTATCGAGTCGCGTTTCTTTTGGAGCAAGGCATCCCGGCGGATCGCATCCTGTTGCTCACGTTCACGAACAAAGCATCGAAGGAGATGATGCGGCGTGTGAATGATCTGCTGGGCTCGGAACTCAGTTCACTTTGGGGCGGGACGTTCCACTCGATAGGTCATCGCATCTTGCGGCGTAACGCGGAAAAGATCGGTTACCGCAAGGATTTCACGATCATGGATGCGGAGGATGCGAAGGATCTCATCGGTACGGTTCTCGGCGAATCTGACATCGATGTGAAGGAGACGCGTTTTCCGAAGGCGGACAATCTTGGCTCCATGTTCTCGATGGCGGTGAACACGCGCAAAAGCATCGGTGAAACGCTGAGCCAATATTACGAGCATTTCAGTCATCTCGCACCGCTCATCTCGGGATTGCAGGTGAAATATCAGGAACGCAAGCGCACGGCGAACATGATGGATTACGACGATCTGCTCGTGCTGTGGCTGAAGCTGCTGCAAGAGCATGAGGATGTGCGCACGCATTATCAGCGCCAGTTCCAGTTCATCTTGGTGGACGAGTATCAGGACACGAATCTGATCCAGGGCGAGATCATCGACGCGCTGGCTGGTCAGCATAAAAACGTGATGGCGGTGGGTGATGATTCGCAAAGCATCTATTCCTGGCGCGGTGCGAATTTCCGCAACATCCTGGATTTTCCAAAGCGTTATCCGGGGGCGAGTGTCTATAAGATCGAGGTGAATTACCGCAGCACGCCGGAGATCCTTCAACTAGCGAATGCTGCGATCAAGGCGAACACAGAACAATTTGAGAAGCAGCTCGAACCAGCGCGCAAATCCGGCATCAAGCCGGTGCTCGTGACCTGCGGTGATGCGAGTGAGCAGGCGCGATTCGTGGCGCAGCGTGCGCTCGAATTGCGCGAGGAAGGCGTGAGTCTGAAGGACATGTGCGTGCTGTATCGCTCGCACTTCCATGTGATGGAACTGCAGATGGAGCTGACGCAGCGGAACATCCCTTATAGCATCACGAGCGGTATCCGTTTCTTCGAGCAGGCGCACATCAAGGATGTCTCGTGCTGGTTGCGGCTCATCGCGAATCCGCAGGATGAGCTGGCTTTCAAACGGCTCGTGGTGTTCCTGCCGGGTGTGGGCGGCAAGGCGGCGGACAAGCTATGGCGTAATTTTCAGGCGAACTATCAGGCATTGTTGCCGGGCACGAAACTCCCGCTCGCCACAGCCTTGCAGCAGACGGCGAAAGATGTGCCGAAGAAAGGGGCGGTGGATTGGGTGCAGTTCGTCGCCACGGTTTCGCAGTTGGAGGTCGAGCCGATCCGCGAGCAGCCATCGAACATGATCCGGCTCGTGTTGCAGGCAGGCTATGAAGATCACTTGAAGCGTGAGTATGCGAACTTCAAGCAACGGCTGGAAGAGGTGGAGCAGTTCGCGACGTTCGCTTTGCAGTTCGAGAACACGACGGAATTTCTCTCGCAGCTTTCTTTGCTCACGAATGTGGAAGCGGAGAGCGCGAAAACGGATGATGACGATGAGGATCGTCTGAAGCTCTCGACCATTCATCAGGCGAAGGGATTGGAGTTCGATGTGGTGTTTCTGATCATGTTGTGCGATGGGCTTTTCCCGAGCGCGCGTTCGCTGGATCGGCCGGAGGCGGAGGAGGAAGAGCGTCGACTTTTCTATGTGGCAGTGACGCGGGCGAAGAATGAACTGTACTTGAGTTATCCGCTCATCCGCATGGCGCAGGGGTATGGGGAATCGATGCAGCAGCCGTCACGGTTTTTGAATGAGTTGCCGAAGGAGTTGCGTGATGAGTGGACGCTGCGGTCGTATAGCAGTTATTATTGA
- the rbsK gene encoding ribokinase, producing the protein MSSPRKQVVVIGSANMDLVTRVREFPRPGETIAGSALEQHPGGKGANQAVAAARAGAKVSFIGNIGRGAIGDALVAGLKKERIDLMHLERSRELPAGTAVILLNQRGENQIVVTRSSNDLVSVDQVHEAKKTIQQAGMVLLQLEVPLAAVREAVAIAHKSGVPVMLNPAPIAEALPEVLLEKVDWLTPNERELTVLAKTKVSTKAEIETAARKLLRTGVKNVVVTCGARGACWVSLTGTQWIPAKRVKAVDTVGAGDCFSGTLAAALVHGDEPAGAIRYAVDAATVKVTQKGARG; encoded by the coding sequence ATGAGTTCTCCGCGCAAACAGGTCGTCGTCATCGGCAGTGCGAATATGGATCTGGTCACGCGGGTGAGGGAGTTTCCGCGACCGGGTGAAACGATAGCGGGTTCGGCCTTGGAACAGCATCCGGGTGGGAAAGGCGCGAATCAGGCGGTGGCGGCGGCAAGGGCGGGTGCGAAGGTGAGTTTCATCGGGAATATCGGGCGGGGGGCGATTGGTGATGCGCTGGTGGCTGGGTTGAAGAAGGAACGGATTGATCTGATGCATCTGGAGCGCAGCCGAGAATTGCCCGCGGGAACGGCGGTCATCCTTCTGAACCAGCGCGGCGAGAATCAGATCGTGGTGACACGCAGCTCCAATGACTTGGTGAGTGTAGACCAAGTGCACGAGGCAAAGAAAACGATTCAGCAAGCGGGGATGGTACTGTTGCAGTTGGAAGTTCCCTTGGCCGCAGTTCGTGAAGCGGTGGCCATTGCCCACAAGAGTGGCGTTCCAGTGATGCTGAATCCGGCTCCCATTGCTGAAGCATTACCGGAAGTCTTGCTGGAAAAAGTCGATTGGCTCACGCCGAATGAGCGTGAACTGACGGTGTTGGCGAAAACGAAGGTGAGCACGAAAGCAGAGATCGAAACAGCAGCGCGAAAACTTTTACGTACCGGCGTGAAGAACGTTGTAGTGACGTGTGGAGCGAGAGGAGCGTGCTGGGTTTCACTCACGGGCACGCAATGGATTCCTGCGAAGAGGGTGAAAGCAGTGGATACGGTAGGAGCAGGGGATTGCTTCTCAGGCACGCTGGCGGCAGCTTTAGTCCATGGGGATGAACCCGCTGGAGCGATCCGTTATGCAGTGGACGCGGCTACCGTAAAGGTGACCCAAAAGGGAGCGCGAGGGTAA
- a CDS encoding FtsX-like permease family protein, which yields MTLWLIIRRSLRQHALSTFITALSIALATGLLMSVWTIKVQSNNAFTSVNCGFDAVLGARGSKLQLVLNSIFHLEESPGNIAWEHYETIKKNPNIQAAIPIAVGDNYHGYRLVGTTTNLFSDVEYVPGRKFTVRSGGRIFDQEYREAVVGSYVAEQLGLKYGDKFQPYHGLIFNENDQHAETYVVVGIMEPSNTPADRVIWIPLAGLQKMSGHTAASADQLSAVLIKFKAGSPLIGRQLEQMYNKQGDKLTFAWPIAMIVAQLFNKIAWFDRVLAAVAVLVAVVAAGSVLASIYNSMNERRRDIAILRALGARKGTIFSAVVLEAASIGAIGAVAGLAVYGVITLAAAQVIRAQTGVVLDATAFNPMMIGAPLGLIVLSALCGVVPALKAYRTNVADNLVPVS from the coding sequence ATGACCTTGTGGCTCATCATCCGGCGCAGCTTGCGCCAGCACGCGCTCTCCACCTTCATCACTGCGCTCTCTATCGCGCTTGCGACTGGCCTGCTGATGTCCGTCTGGACGATCAAAGTGCAGTCCAACAACGCTTTCACCAGCGTGAACTGCGGCTTCGATGCCGTCCTCGGCGCACGCGGCAGCAAGCTCCAACTCGTCCTCAACTCCATTTTCCATCTCGAAGAATCTCCGGGCAATATCGCATGGGAGCATTACGAGACGATCAAGAAGAACCCGAACATCCAGGCCGCCATTCCCATCGCCGTCGGTGATAACTACCACGGATACCGTCTCGTCGGCACCACCACGAACCTCTTCAGTGATGTGGAATACGTCCCCGGCAGGAAATTCACTGTTCGTAGTGGCGGACGCATCTTCGATCAGGAGTATCGCGAAGCCGTCGTCGGCAGTTACGTCGCCGAACAGCTTGGCTTGAAATACGGTGATAAATTCCAGCCTTACCACGGCCTCATCTTCAACGAGAACGATCAACATGCGGAAACGTATGTGGTCGTCGGCATCATGGAGCCGTCCAATACACCCGCTGATCGCGTCATCTGGATTCCCCTCGCCGGTCTGCAGAAGATGAGCGGTCACACCGCCGCGTCTGCCGATCAACTCAGCGCCGTGCTCATCAAGTTCAAGGCCGGCAGCCCGCTCATCGGCCGGCAACTCGAACAGATGTATAACAAGCAAGGTGACAAGCTCACCTTCGCCTGGCCCATCGCCATGATCGTAGCGCAGCTCTTCAACAAGATCGCGTGGTTTGATCGCGTGCTCGCCGCTGTTGCAGTTCTCGTCGCTGTCGTTGCCGCCGGTTCTGTGCTCGCGAGCATCTACAATTCCATGAACGAGCGCCGTCGTGACATCGCCATCCTGCGCGCCTTGGGCGCTCGGAAAGGCACGATCTTCAGCGCCGTCGTGTTGGAAGCCGCGAGTATCGGAGCCATCGGAGCCGTTGCGGGCCTCGCGGTGTATGGGGTTATCACCTTGGCCGCGGCCCAAGTCATCCGCGCCCAGACTGGTGTGGTGCTCGACGCTACCGCGTTTAACCCCATGATGATCGGGGCACCCTTGGGCCTCATCGTCCTCAGCGCCTTGTGCGGTGTCGTTCCGGCCTTGAAAGCCTATCGCACGAATGTTGCCGACAATCTCGTTCCCGTCTCGTAA
- a CDS encoding ABC transporter ATP-binding protein — MPLLEIKDLKKAYATPDGGTHLVVHVPAFALEPKVQEALAGESGSGKTTFLNLIAGILKPDSGSIKLAGTEMSTLGESARDRLRATSIGYIFQTFNLLQGFTCLENVLLGMSFGPGADRAHATELLKRVGLGNRLDHYPRQLSTGQQQRVAVARALANRPKLVLADEPTGNLDGKNAREALALIREACGENSAALLLVSHDPHVLAQFEVARKLTEINRAAVQEVVS; from the coding sequence ATGCCGTTGCTGGAAATAAAAGACCTGAAGAAAGCCTACGCCACGCCCGATGGCGGCACGCATCTCGTGGTGCATGTGCCTGCCTTCGCGCTGGAACCGAAGGTGCAAGAAGCCCTCGCCGGCGAAAGCGGTTCCGGCAAGACCACGTTCCTCAACCTCATCGCGGGTATTCTGAAGCCCGATTCCGGCAGCATCAAGCTGGCGGGCACCGAGATGTCCACGCTTGGCGAGAGCGCTCGCGACCGCCTACGCGCTACGAGCATCGGTTACATCTTTCAGACCTTTAATCTCCTCCAAGGCTTCACCTGTTTGGAGAATGTCCTGCTCGGCATGTCTTTCGGCCCTGGAGCGGATCGCGCTCACGCCACCGAACTGCTCAAGCGCGTGGGCCTCGGCAACCGCCTCGATCACTATCCGCGCCAGCTCTCCACCGGTCAGCAGCAACGTGTCGCCGTTGCCCGTGCCTTGGCGAATCGCCCCAAGCTCGTCCTCGCCGATGAGCCCACGGGCAATCTCGATGGCAAGAACGCCCGCGAAGCCCTCGCACTCATCCGCGAAGCTTGCGGCGAGAACAGCGCCGCTCTCTTGCTCGTAAGCCACGATCCCCATGTGCTCGCGCAGTTTGAAGTCGCCCGCAAGCTCACCGAGATCAACCGCGCTGCCGTGCAGGAGGTGGTATCATGA
- a CDS encoding VWA domain-containing protein: protein MTDWSFTVSGPWMLLGLVAWLAAGAFGFIHWRRRPGHGPTFWLESLRFVIITLLLITLMKPERVQRIERTETPEIVIMADASASMETRDLQQGTNVLTRRDWLEAQQKREFWKPLEKDARVSFEAFAAPPADANAADPGTDLNAALEGTINQRKNLKTVILLTDGDWTAGKSPLTAAARYREQGVPVFSVTVGRDTPLPDLVLEQVKPPAYGLVGEQISIPFRIKSHLPREVKTTLVLREENGDEIKRPITIPALGDLQDSIIWSPRIIGDFSLKLQVPVEADEALPKNNEQSIRIAVRSESLKVLVVDSQPRWEYRYLRNALARDPGVELSCVLFHPDIGMGGGNDYLPSFPGTKEQLAKYDVVFLGDVGVGEGELKESDLELLRGLVEQQSSGLVFLPGRRGRQLSLVKSPVEDLMPVVWDITKPNGIALQNEANFQLSNDGTDHFLMRFEADDSRNAFVWKNLPGFFWSAAIEKSRPGAEVLAVHSSLRNKWGRVPIVVTRPYGSGKVLFMGTDSAWRWRRGVEDRYHYRFWSGVVRWMAHQRHLSEKEGVRLTYSPEAPGVGETVFFQASILNREGFPAEKGSVVATVTTPSGRSERLSFAAVDGGWGVFKGSYRPTEGGNYKLQINSPEHGRELTTTIAVKRPEREKLGQPANARVLRELAALTQGINVSVNELETLVQQISLLPEPKPLERRTRLWAEPLWGGFILLLLGIYWTARKLAGMV from the coding sequence ATGACTGACTGGTCATTCACAGTTTCAGGTCCGTGGATGCTGCTGGGCTTGGTGGCATGGTTGGCTGCTGGCGCTTTTGGTTTCATCCATTGGCGGCGGCGTCCCGGTCACGGGCCAACCTTCTGGCTGGAAAGCTTGCGCTTTGTCATCATCACGCTGCTGCTCATCACCTTGATGAAGCCGGAGCGCGTGCAACGCATCGAGCGCACCGAGACACCTGAAATCGTCATCATGGCGGATGCATCCGCGAGCATGGAGACGCGCGATCTGCAGCAAGGCACCAACGTCCTCACCCGCCGCGACTGGCTGGAAGCCCAGCAGAAGCGCGAGTTTTGGAAGCCATTGGAGAAAGATGCGCGTGTGTCATTTGAAGCATTTGCCGCTCCACCAGCCGATGCCAACGCTGCTGATCCCGGCACAGACCTGAACGCCGCTCTGGAAGGCACGATCAATCAGCGGAAAAATCTCAAGACCGTCATCCTGCTTACCGATGGTGATTGGACCGCTGGCAAATCTCCGCTCACCGCTGCCGCGCGCTATCGCGAACAAGGCGTCCCCGTTTTCTCCGTCACCGTGGGTCGTGATACGCCCTTGCCCGACCTCGTGCTGGAACAAGTGAAACCGCCTGCTTATGGGCTTGTGGGTGAACAAATTTCCATTCCCTTCCGCATCAAGAGCCATTTGCCGCGTGAAGTGAAAACGACTTTGGTCCTGCGTGAGGAAAATGGCGATGAGATCAAACGGCCCATCACGATTCCTGCTCTTGGTGATTTGCAGGATAGCATCATCTGGTCACCACGTATCATCGGAGATTTTTCGTTGAAGCTGCAAGTGCCGGTGGAAGCAGATGAGGCGTTGCCGAAGAACAATGAGCAAAGCATCCGCATCGCCGTGCGTTCGGAATCGTTGAAAGTGCTCGTCGTAGATTCACAACCGCGCTGGGAGTATCGCTATTTGCGTAACGCCCTCGCGCGGGATCCCGGTGTGGAGTTAAGTTGCGTGCTGTTCCATCCCGACATCGGCATGGGCGGTGGGAATGATTACCTGCCTTCCTTCCCTGGCACGAAGGAACAGCTTGCGAAATATGACGTCGTATTTCTGGGCGATGTCGGCGTGGGTGAGGGTGAGTTGAAGGAGTCCGACTTGGAACTCTTGCGCGGCTTGGTGGAGCAACAATCGAGCGGGCTGGTGTTCTTGCCGGGACGGCGTGGACGACAGCTTTCTTTGGTCAAATCGCCGGTGGAGGATTTGATGCCGGTGGTCTGGGATATCACCAAACCGAACGGTATCGCTTTGCAGAATGAAGCGAACTTTCAATTATCGAACGATGGCACGGACCATTTCCTGATGCGCTTCGAGGCGGATGATTCACGCAATGCGTTCGTGTGGAAAAATCTCCCTGGCTTCTTCTGGAGCGCGGCCATTGAGAAGAGCCGTCCGGGGGCGGAGGTGCTCGCAGTGCATTCTTCGCTGCGGAACAAATGGGGACGCGTGCCCATCGTAGTCACCCGGCCTTACGGCAGCGGCAAGGTCCTCTTCATGGGCACGGACAGTGCGTGGCGCTGGCGGCGCGGCGTGGAAGATCGCTATCACTACCGCTTCTGGAGCGGTGTGGTGCGCTGGATGGCGCATCAGCGGCATCTCTCCGAGAAGGAAGGCGTGCGACTGACCTACAGCCCGGAAGCACCCGGCGTAGGTGAAACGGTTTTCTTCCAAGCCAGCATATTGAATCGCGAAGGTTTCCCGGCGGAGAAAGGTTCCGTAGTCGCCACGGTCACCACGCCTTCAGGACGGAGCGAACGACTTTCGTTTGCCGCTGTGGACGGCGGCTGGGGCGTATTCAAAGGCAGCTATCGTCCGACGGAGGGCGGGAACTATAAGTTGCAGATCAATTCACCCGAACATGGCCGGGAGCTGACGACGACCATTGCCGTCAAACGTCCTGAGCGTGAGAAACTGGGGCAGCCCGCGAATGCGCGTGTCTTGCGCGAACTGGCCGCGTTGACCCAAGGCATCAATGTCTCGGTGAATGAACTGGAGACCTTGGTACAGCAGATCTCGTTGTTGCCAGAACCGAAGCCGTTGGAACGGCGGACGCGCCTTTGGGCGGAGCCGCTATGGGGTGGATTCATCCTGCTCCTGCTCGGGATTTATTGGACGGCCCGTAAACTCGCGGGCATGGTATAA
- a CDS encoding prenyltransferase/squalene oxidase repeat-containing protein codes for MIKPLHTLLLLVALLAAPHIHAQQLFMERTDLASTEVDGIYVKGLQYLLKNQAPEGRWADQPYGGEPGVCGLAVVAMLAHGDDPNVGPYSVAIRKGLDFILSQMNKDTGYIGRSMYNHGFATLALAEAYGVVEDDRLGPAMQKAINLIISSQKANSFGAWRYSPESLDADTTVSGAQVVALFAARNAGMSVPEEAIQKALDYFKKCQTPEGGFGYTSAVGPNGARTAIGCLVFSLSKSKNSPVYQQAYTFLKTAPGEAHYHHYYLYYASQAFFHASPTEWDAWNRKNIKTLGATQNEDGSWNGQFGTTFTTAASLLSLALNYRYLPIYER; via the coding sequence ATGATTAAACCGTTACATACGCTTTTGCTGTTGGTCGCGCTGTTAGCGGCTCCGCACATTCATGCACAGCAGTTATTCATGGAGCGCACCGATCTGGCTTCCACGGAAGTGGATGGCATCTATGTGAAAGGGCTTCAGTATCTTTTGAAGAATCAAGCTCCTGAGGGACGTTGGGCTGATCAACCTTACGGTGGCGAACCGGGTGTGTGTGGCCTGGCGGTGGTGGCGATGCTCGCGCATGGCGATGATCCGAATGTAGGCCCCTACAGTGTCGCCATCCGTAAAGGATTGGATTTCATCCTCAGCCAGATGAACAAGGACACGGGCTACATCGGTCGCTCGATGTATAATCATGGTTTTGCCACGCTCGCTCTCGCAGAAGCTTACGGGGTGGTGGAAGATGATCGTCTCGGGCCAGCCATGCAGAAGGCGATCAACCTAATCATCTCCTCCCAAAAGGCGAACAGCTTTGGTGCCTGGCGTTATTCACCGGAGAGCTTGGATGCGGATACGACGGTGAGCGGTGCGCAGGTAGTCGCCCTTTTCGCCGCGCGTAATGCTGGTATGTCAGTGCCGGAAGAGGCGATCCAGAAAGCGCTCGATTATTTCAAGAAGTGCCAGACACCGGAAGGCGGCTTTGGCTACACATCGGCAGTCGGCCCGAACGGTGCGCGCACGGCGATCGGTTGTCTTGTGTTCTCGCTCTCGAAATCGAAGAACTCGCCCGTCTATCAACAAGCCTACACTTTCTTAAAAACGGCTCCGGGTGAAGCGCACTATCACCACTACTATCTCTACTATGCATCGCAGGCATTTTTTCATGCCTCGCCAACGGAGTGGGACGCGTGGAATCGCAAGAACATCAAGACACTGGGAGCAACCCAGAATGAGGACGGAAGCTGGAACGGCCAGTTTGGCACGACTTTCACCACTGCGGCCTCTTTGCTTTCGCTGGCATTGAACTATCGTTATCTGCCGATCTATGAGCGGTGA